Below is a window of Plasmodium sp. gorilla clade G2 genome assembly, chromosome: 14 DNA.
AAGTCAAatgattaataatataatatactatatttaaatatattcataatatttttttgcttaaattttatattatatgtaaaaaaaaaaaaaataaaataaaagaatttttaaataaaaatgtgagcaatattatttataaaataaaattttctacataagtataatttatatatatataatattatatgaacactcaataatttttttttttaaatgataaacgaaatttacaaaaaataaaaaatgtgaaGCACACCTTTTCAAAATGTAATTctactatatattatataaatgtatatatatatatatatatatatatataatatattatataataccaaaaaaaaagaaaaattcagAATTCTTTtccattattttattaaacttCACATTTCCCTTATTCTACTAAATTAGTATATtatagaaaattatataatagtattaatacatacatatatatatatattttttattaccagtacatatatttaaaataaaatcataaaatgtatattttattataaatgctatactaaaaacatattttatttatgtatataaataaataaaaataaatgaaatgtgacatttatttttaaagtctcattaattatattcataatattgaaGTGActttgttaatattattatactattttatatgaaaattatattatctttatatatattatatatttgcacAATAATTTgaggaattatatataatatatatattgtatatctatataattttataattttaacaaAAGTATAATtttcctttatatttttttcttattataaatattatatgaaatttttatataacattgATCATATAAGGAACtatattttatagaaaaattaataaaaaaacagataaaataaaatactaCTAAAGgtatttttgtatatgttTCCTAATAAGGTagcatattataataaaaggatatatatatatataatatatatttttttaaaaggttAAGTGCTTTAAACTACATATACAAACATATACAGAACGACGCAATCTCATCTTTTTTAGAGaacaaagaaatattaaaatgaattAGTCCTACAAAATATGATtgtatgttatatataaattaattttgtgtaaaaacaaataaaataaataaataaatatatatatatatataatgaatataaattatcgtgtttcaaaaaaaggaatagactttaatcatatataaacTATTAATTGAATTAATGcttatgaatatatacatatatataatatataaaaatgtttaaaaaaaaaaaaaaaaaaaaaaaggaataacaagaataaataatatattatagattaatattttatttttatattatgtgatttttaatttttttgtttatttttaaagccatttattataaaatgaatatataaatttagaaatatatattcatataacttatatcttattattattattatatatttatattatttatttattcttttaactTACCatggaagaaaataataaagataaaagtGTTGATAAAGTAGAAAGTTTAGAAAcacaaaacaaaaaagatGATGGTAAAGAATCACTGAAAAATATAGACCTCTCTATTAAGGAGTTTCAAAAAAGtttcaaattattaaatgaaaactttaatataaaagatttaGAAAAAGTGTTAACTCCTATTGAATATGCAGAATATAATTCCTTTCTTGCGTATTCTATTTGttctattttttattcttatttaaaGATATCTGGTGATTTCTTAACTAATCACCCTATTAAAAATGAGTTAAAAAATGTACAAGCTTTaatgaaagaaataaaagaaaaatcaaAAACAAATGTGGAAGAAAAAAGATCATTAACTATTAATAAAGAAGCATCCAAGAGAATTATTGAGAATACGGTTTcttataataaacatataaaaaagagCAAAAGTTGAAAccttacataaaaataaataagtacAAACATTTAGGATGAGAGctataaacaaataattttattttattatttttttttttttttttgttccacTTATTCATTTATGGGATTAAGTTAAAACTTGCtccatttttatttcattttgttttatatttgtttttactttttttttattctttgatttttttttattttgttttattcgttttatttgtttttttttattttattaatttttttttggaaaacattcaaaaaaacaaaaatcaATTATaaagtaatatttataatgtctatataaaaataaggcatatcttttatataatgtatacatatgtttgtaatatattatatttttagacCACTTTTCCTTTTcgaatatttaataaagtaAAAGagataatataatgataCCATTAAATGGTGagtcatattttaaaagaaacaactgttaaataaatacagataaaacaaaaaaaaaaaaaaaaaaaaaaattacataaaatTATGAATGTACAGGAAATAATGTTTTAACTAAACAGCCAAactgaaatatatatatttaaaaatcaTCATGAACAggtcataataaaaaaaatatatttatatatgtgtgtgcaaaaaaaaaaaaaaaaaaaaaaaaaaaaaaacaaaatacaaggattaataaatacatcaatatgtttatatatatatatatatataagttatttacttgttatatattttttaaggtttctatattatttaaaatgtgAATAAGTCACATATGAGAATtgcaaataaaataaaactttaaaatattatttattatgaaatatatatatatatataataaagttaTATAACATAGTTTCTCTtgtattcaaaaatatatacatgtatataaataattaaacatacatatatatatatgtatatttcctTCTTAAGggaacataaaatattttataacgtcataataaaaaaatagaaaaaaatcattattattatccttcaatttgaaaagaatataatatttatataataaacatatatttattatatgttttatatttttgttaattgtttctatttaaatttatataaaatagtgCGTTTCCATGCATGTATTAATAAAGCCCCATAACTATTTTTAGGggattataaattttatacacAATgcattttcaaatatatattatatatatatttatttatttattatataaaactacattatttatatataccatttgaagaacattatattatatatatattattatttataattatatatattaatttatatataaatataaaaaataacaattcatatatataaaatataatatagatatagaaaatataatatatatattataaatatatatataataaatatatatataataaatagtatatatatatatatatatatatataatatttttactatatatataatatatttatacatatattaattatgttCTTTAttgctatatataataaatatatatataataaaaaacatgtataattttattattattttatattactactatttttattcatataatattatttataaattaagaaaaaaaaaataatatgtaatcaaaaaatttttttcaatataatataatttatattaatattaaaaaaatatatatatacatatatatatattagtataatagtaaaataaatatttaaaatcttttttttttttttttttttttttttttttttaaatatagttaataatattataaataaatattattaatataaatgaaatataatgaataaatttGTTGTGAAAACATTATTGTAATTgacataataaattttaattttaatggaagaatttcaaaaattttttaaagtttatttctttctttatttattttataatgtttttttaatttctgtatttttctttttttctttttttccttttttctctttatttgtattatatatatataattacatttatttatttattttataaatttaaaaaaatatatataaaataaaaatatatttttataatatatttatattaatggaACGAACGATTTTGAAATtcagttaaaaaaaaataagaagaatatataaataaaattgaacatcaaattgattatatatatatttattatatatataaaataaaaaaaataaaaaaatctcataattaatttttcatatatgttatgtaaataataccaatatttattatatcatctttTCTATGTtttacttattttttttctatttgtttttctttttctctgcattttatatatatatatatatttttttttttttttttcttaacatGAAAAgatgtatacatattttatatatttatataatttatacgtgataatatattgtaaaataaaataaaatacaaaagaaTTCACAATATTtccaaaatattaataagaaaaCAAATGAACCTTTTTTTACAGTTGTTTCATTTAATTAGCAAAGGCgtccttttttttgtttattgattaaagaatattattatatatttattttattttattttttttaaataatattataataatcacaTATttcaagaaaaatataatatatatataatatatgtatatacatatacatgtataatatatacaatatattctGTATATGGATTCGAAATATTAGATTTTATAATGTAagtgaaatattataaatatagtaCTATATATGGTGGAATATATTAACCTCCATTTATTACTTTgaccatatttttataattacacatatgtatatatacatatatatataattatttatacattttattatattatcaatatacatatataaagaaacTTATAGAAGGTTTCATAATTCTAGGTTTCTCTAAAGtacaattataatatatatatataatatttgtatgtgtatatatattgtttgaagatttatcaatattatttcaGCTATAAAAAATTCTAATCATTTTacgtttgttttttttatattttttttttcgtagttttttttttttttttttcttttttctattagtatattttactttttttgaatataataaatataccaATAAaagttgaaaaaaaaaaaaaaaaaaaaaaaaaaaagattcaAAAGTAATTTGGTTCTATActtaattatatatcattatataatttgcaaccaaataatatttctttgtGGGGCGTTCCAAAAAATTTGTAATAATGTTAGAATTTaagaaattttaaatattttcttttaagaatataaaagaatcacagaaacaaaatatatatatatatctgtatatttttatttttaattatttaccTTTCTCCCattccttttatttatttatttgttttatttattattattataatatatttctatatgaaaatatttttaaagagaaaacagaaaaaaaaataaaattaaaaaataaataaataaaaataatattaaaaggaGATATAGATACAAaagaattaataattattatataaaaaaaaaaaaaaatagacaaggagtttttatttgttttctACTTTTAAAGTtgcattttatattttaaattaaaaaaaaaaaaaaaaaaaaagtttttaataaatgacCGATATACAAATACAAAATCAAACTAGTAATTTTAATACTAGTAAAAAAGAATTTGAGAATAGATTTGATGATAAAGCGTTAAGAAACTTATGTGTAAAAAACATACCCAAAGAGACAAAAGAAAATGAGTTGTTTGAAATATTTCAACCATTTGGTTTAATAGAAAGTATAAAACTtaaagtaaataaaaatgttggACCGTATGCCATATATGCTCATGTTCTTTTTAGTACTCCTGAGGAGGCTAAAAGATGTCTAAAACAAATGAACGGAAAAATTTTAagtaattaataaaatgttataatatttttattctgtataatatatatttatattatatgcacatatatatcataataattattatttgatatttatttttattttttatggtatattcatttataatttatataagtcAATGTTGTATGCGTTCACgaatatgaacatataatatgaatgtgAATTATATGGTTATatcatgttatatatatatatttatatttatatatatgctttcttggttatatatatttatctatatctATTTCAAAAGGGTATTATTATgataggtatatatatatatatatatatatatatatatattttctgttTTCTTATAGATGGAAGGGCTTTAAGAATAGattataaaaggaaaaaaaatccAGGAGATAATCCTgagaataataatttcaacaactacaataataataagttcCATAGGAAAATAAATAGAACTAACCAATTCCATAATAAtcgatataataataataataataagagaaATATTAGAAATACAAATGTaagagaaataaataaataaatatatatatatatatatatatatatatatattatgttatgaTTTATAGTTATATGTGTTAAATAGTTGCTTATATTTATAGAGATGTGCActtttatttgttaatttttttatattattattatttatttattttttttttttcaggaTGGTTTAATGaatgatgatattaataatcaATATGATTCAGAAAATAGTAACCTTATAGATTATGAGGTATTTATAAAAGGAttacaatttatatatattaataattatacatatatattatgacagatttatatgtatatatttttattttttatttatagcaAATGAACAAGAGACCTAGGATCGGAAATATGAACGACATTAAAAGTGGAAATATAAATTCCAGTCTTGAGTTAAATCGATTAATAAAAGATTATTCtgagaaaaaaatgttaaacCAGTTACCTAACGACCATACAACAAATGAAGCTGAAGAAATTATACAaacattattaaataatatgatgaataataaaccagcaagaataaaattatatttatgtgatCATTTAAGAACATGTGCAAAACATGTATTTAATAGGCCTTCAATATATacaagtaataataatggaaTGGAAACTagtaaaaatcaaaatatatatcaaaataataataataataataatgaaccaatattatataattcatcagacaaaataaataataatgatatgtcATTAAAAAATCAAGATATGTTTTCATCTCctcaagaaaaaaatatacataataataaacctATTATAACaggaaataataatgaatatatatggaaaGGTATGTTaagtatgaaaaataaagaaaactTGAATATTATTGGACATGCATTACAAGGAAAtgtaaacatatttttaaatgctCATATTACTAATATTGTAATAAGTCATAGGAAAAGGATGAAAAGTATACCACAAATGGAAGctatttattatttcgaaattgaaaataaacaagatgaaaatatttttagttcatataaaaattattttaatactaAAGATAGAGTTGGATTAGTATCAACAAATGAAAATTggcatttatatataatatttccagGAAGTCCTATATTTAATCAATtctgtaataataataatttaaataatatatttataggtaTTGTATGTTATAATCCTCAAGTAGTAGATAAGAAAAATCCTTTAACTTTTGCTGGGCAAAATATGGATAc
It encodes the following:
- a CDS encoding RNA-binding protein, putative codes for the protein MTDIQIQNQTSNFNTSKKEFENRFDDKALRNLCVKNIPKETKENELFEIFQPFGLIESIKLKVNKNVGPYAIYAHVLFSTPEEAKRCLKQMNGKILNGRALRIDYKRKKNPGDNPENNNFNNYNNNKFHRKINRTNQFHNNRYNNNNNKRNIRNTNDGLMNDDINNQYDSENSNLIDYEQMNKRPRIGNMNDIKSGNINSSLELNRLIKDYSEKKMLNQLPNDHTTNEAEEIIQTLLNNMMNNKPARIKLYLCDHLRTCAKHVFNRPSIYTSNNNGMETSKNQNIYQNNNNNNNEPILYNSSDKINNNDMSLKNQDMFSSPQEKNIHNNKPIITGNNNEYIWKGMLSMKNKENLNIIGHALQGNVNIFLNAHITNIVISHRKRMKSIPQMEAIYYFEIENKQDENIFSSYKNYFNTKDRVGLVSTNENWHLYIIFPGSPIFNQFCNNNNLNNIFIGIVCYNPQVVDKKNPLTFAGQNMDTSNNYNQADFSGNNNIMKGGQDLYNNPNNPSFQINSLNFNEKQNNNNNNNNNNNNNIADISNFNNQNKNHTNSQYDQNTREEKNSTFNSMSDNTKEENKSDVPNWLNQFSSLAAYLVKK